The following coding sequences are from one Rathayibacter sp. SW19 window:
- a CDS encoding DUF4193 family protein, protein MAIDYDVRRTGEEEEDAKTVNAAKNRRSPADGQFLELDDADEIVGIQLLSTDLSGAEVEVVIVPVQADEFTCVSCFLVKHRSQIDHTEQLGSTCLDCAA, encoded by the coding sequence ATGGCAATCGACTACGACGTGCGACGCACCGGTGAAGAGGAGGAAGATGCGAAAACCGTCAATGCCGCGAAGAATCGTCGTTCACCGGCCGACGGGCAGTTCCTTGAACTCGATGACGCCGACGAGATCGTCGGCATCCAACTGCTCAGCACGGACCTGTCGGGCGCGGAGGTGGAGGTTGTGATCGTGCCCGTGCAGGCTGATGAGTTCACCTGTGTGAGTTGCTTCCTCGTGAAACATCGCTCACAGATTGATCACACGGAACAACTCGGGTCGACCTGCCTGGACTGCGCCGCCTGA
- a CDS encoding helix-hairpin-helix domain-containing protein, whose amino-acid sequence MSSGDTGDLPKIGAPATRALANVGIVTLDDLRRASLGELAKLHGVGPKALRILQDALARDTK is encoded by the coding sequence ATGAGTTCAGGTGACACCGGCGACTTACCGAAGATCGGTGCGCCGGCAACTCGCGCGCTCGCGAATGTCGGAATCGTGACCCTTGACGACCTGCGCCGGGCTTCGCTCGGTGAACTCGCAAAGCTGCACGGCGTCGGCCCAAAAGCGCTCCGCATCCTACAAGACGCCCTTGCACGCGACACGAAGTAG
- the acnA gene encoding aconitate hydratase has product MTNSFGARSTLAVGDQSYEIYRLDALPNTARLPYSLKVLLENLLRCEDGTMVTADHVRALAAWDPAADHGSEIPFTPARVLLQDFTGVPCVVDLVAMRDAMAALSGDPQKINPLIPSELVIDHSVIADVFGTADAFQQNGQFEFERNRERYQLLRWGQHAFDDFLVVPPDTGICHQVNLEYLSRVVFTRPTDAAGLVQAYPDTLVGTDSHTPMVNGLGVLGWGVGGIEAEAAMLGQPMSMLIPPVLGFKLSGALQEGVTATDLVLTVAQRLRETGVVGTFVEFYGPGVANIPLANRATLGNMSPEYGSTCAIFPIDDVTLDYLRLTGRPEQQIALVEAYAKEQGLWHDPDNEAEYSTTIDFDLASVEPSIAGPKRPQDRIPLKKARRVIGTILNEGSKAPEELAGLDEASAESFPASDPIAFGRIDDHAAPVNRSGKAKESVYPSHPIEITVPGRGSSVVDNGHVVIAAITSCTNTSNPSVMIGAGLLAKKAVERGLQSKPWVKTSLAPGSRVVTDYFDAAGLTPYLNQLGFDLVGYGCTTCIGNSGPLIPQVSQAVTDGDLSVSAVLSGNRNFEGRIHAQTQMNFLASPPLVVAYALAGTMNIDLLTDSLGDDPSGEPVYLRDIWPTSMEIEAVVGKSVKSEMFSAGYANVFEGDDNWKNLPIPDADMFAWDNTSTYVRQPPYFEGMEREPEPLTDIVGARVLALLGDSVTTDHISPAGQIKRDSPAGHYLQEHGVAPRDFNSYGSRRGNHEVMIRGTFANIRLRNQLVPGIEGGFTRHLPDGEQTTIFEASERYLADGVPLVVIAGKEYGSGSSRDWAAKGTLLLGVKAVIATSFERIHRSNLIGMGVLPLQFHAGDNAETLGLTGEEVYSVIGLEGVDTIPHEVTVRVEPGDGSAAREFQATVRIDTPAEAAYFQNGGILQYVLRQLLAA; this is encoded by the coding sequence ATGACGAACAGTTTCGGTGCACGCAGCACGTTAGCGGTCGGCGATCAGAGTTACGAGATCTACCGTCTCGACGCCCTGCCGAACACGGCACGATTGCCCTACAGCCTCAAAGTGCTGCTGGAGAACCTGCTGCGCTGCGAAGACGGAACGATGGTCACCGCCGACCATGTGCGGGCTCTGGCCGCGTGGGATCCCGCCGCCGATCACGGTTCGGAGATCCCCTTCACGCCCGCGCGCGTTCTGCTCCAGGACTTCACCGGCGTGCCATGCGTGGTCGACCTCGTCGCCATGCGCGACGCTATGGCCGCGCTGAGCGGCGACCCGCAGAAGATCAACCCGCTGATCCCCTCCGAACTGGTGATCGACCACTCCGTGATAGCGGACGTCTTCGGCACCGCCGACGCCTTCCAGCAGAACGGGCAGTTCGAATTCGAACGCAACCGCGAGCGGTATCAGCTGCTGCGCTGGGGCCAGCACGCGTTCGACGACTTCCTCGTCGTTCCGCCGGACACCGGCATCTGCCACCAGGTCAACCTCGAGTACCTCTCCCGGGTGGTCTTCACGCGACCGACGGATGCTGCGGGGCTGGTTCAGGCGTATCCGGACACGCTCGTCGGCACCGACTCGCACACGCCCATGGTCAACGGACTCGGCGTGCTCGGCTGGGGGGTCGGCGGAATCGAGGCGGAGGCCGCCATGCTCGGCCAGCCGATGAGCATGCTCATTCCGCCGGTGCTCGGGTTCAAACTCAGCGGCGCCCTGCAAGAGGGCGTGACGGCAACCGACCTGGTGCTCACGGTCGCACAGCGGCTGCGCGAGACCGGCGTCGTCGGCACGTTCGTCGAGTTCTACGGGCCGGGAGTCGCCAACATCCCGCTGGCCAACCGTGCGACGCTCGGCAACATGAGCCCGGAATACGGCTCCACCTGCGCGATCTTCCCGATCGACGACGTCACACTCGACTATTTGCGCCTGACCGGCCGGCCCGAACAGCAGATCGCACTCGTCGAGGCGTACGCCAAAGAGCAGGGCCTGTGGCATGACCCGGACAACGAGGCGGAGTACTCGACGACGATCGATTTCGACCTTGCAAGCGTCGAGCCGTCGATCGCCGGACCGAAGCGACCGCAAGATCGCATTCCGCTCAAGAAGGCGCGGCGTGTCATCGGCACGATTCTGAACGAGGGGTCGAAGGCGCCGGAGGAGCTCGCGGGGCTGGATGAAGCATCCGCAGAGTCGTTCCCGGCGAGCGATCCGATCGCATTCGGCCGCATCGACGACCACGCGGCGCCGGTGAATCGCTCAGGCAAGGCGAAGGAGTCGGTCTATCCGTCGCATCCGATCGAGATCACGGTGCCCGGCAGAGGCTCGAGCGTGGTCGACAACGGGCACGTTGTGATTGCGGCGATCACCAGCTGCACGAACACCTCGAACCCGTCTGTGATGATCGGCGCCGGCTTGCTTGCCAAGAAGGCTGTCGAGCGCGGGCTGCAGTCGAAGCCGTGGGTGAAGACGTCGCTCGCACCAGGATCGCGCGTCGTCACGGACTACTTCGACGCGGCGGGGCTCACGCCGTATTTGAACCAGTTGGGCTTCGACCTCGTCGGGTATGGCTGCACGACCTGCATCGGCAACTCGGGTCCCTTGATTCCTCAGGTGAGCCAGGCGGTGACCGACGGCGACCTGAGCGTGAGCGCGGTGCTGAGCGGCAACCGCAACTTCGAGGGCCGCATCCACGCCCAAACCCAGATGAACTTTCTCGCCTCACCGCCTCTGGTCGTCGCCTACGCACTGGCGGGCACGATGAACATCGACCTGCTCACGGACTCGCTGGGCGATGATCCATCCGGCGAACCGGTGTACCTACGAGACATCTGGCCGACCAGCATGGAGATCGAGGCCGTCGTCGGCAAGTCGGTCAAGTCGGAGATGTTCTCGGCCGGCTACGCCAACGTGTTCGAGGGTGACGACAACTGGAAGAACCTGCCGATTCCGGATGCGGACATGTTCGCTTGGGACAACACGTCGACGTATGTGCGGCAGCCACCGTACTTCGAGGGGATGGAGCGGGAACCGGAACCTCTGACGGATATCGTCGGCGCACGCGTTCTTGCACTGCTCGGCGACTCGGTCACGACGGACCACATCTCACCGGCCGGGCAGATCAAGCGGGACTCCCCTGCCGGGCACTACTTGCAGGAGCACGGCGTCGCGCCGCGCGACTTCAACTCCTACGGGTCGCGGCGCGGCAACCACGAGGTGATGATCCGCGGCACGTTCGCGAACATCCGGTTGCGCAACCAGCTGGTTCCGGGGATCGAAGGTGGGTTCACGCGGCACCTGCCTGATGGCGAGCAGACGACGATCTTCGAGGCATCCGAACGCTATCTCGCCGACGGCGTGCCACTCGTCGTGATCGCCGGCAAGGAGTACGGTTCGGGTTCATCGCGCGACTGGGCGGCCAAGGGCACGCTGTTGCTCGGGGTCAAGGCCGTGATCGCGACGTCGTTCGAGCGCATCCACCGGTCGAACCTGATCGGCATGGGCGTGCTGCCGCTGCAATTCCACGCGGGCGACAACGCCGAAACCCTGGGCCTGACCGGCGAAGAGGTGTACTCGGTGATCGGGCTCGAAGGCGTTGACACGATCCCGCACGAGGTGACCGTGCGGGTCGAGCCGGGTGACGGTTCTGCAGCACGTGAATTCCAGGCAACGGTGCGCATCGACACTCCGGCCGAGGCCGCATACTTCCAGAATGGGGGCATCCTGCAGTACGTGCTGCGCCAACTGCTGGCCGCCTGA
- a CDS encoding HNH endonuclease encodes MNNPLDLLTRVTGDLTGELTGAQLRVLGEEDLLVTVQAIEALGRIVDAARVAGAAETAERSRKELGTAGLAARKGSRNANELLQRLTGVSAVTAEKRIRLGGRTRFRPTLVGFDTPPLFPRIAAALSSGALGVDAAQAIITGLLPVFDHTAIPAREIAEEELVAAATGTGDTSPIPFSADEIRIQAQVWQLALNPDGADLAEERALPRRDLRLGRVTDGLVPVHGRLLPEIAVKLTTLLDGCLSPRTGPAFTAKDEDADTANTPGSADAAADAADGADQAEAAAEAAAADTRTIGQKRHDVFASLIDGIARSGQVPTVGGAAPTVMVTVRAKDLAAGHGGGHIDGLDVPISMQAVKQFACTGGRQPILIDDTGGILTLYTEQRCFNRSQRRAIAARDGGCCIIPGCTIPANWSEVHHIVPDRDGGPTQVDNGVYLCWWHHRTIDTAGWSIRFINGTPQIKAPPWINPNATWRPASKARTTLVTQLDTKVKQAILNQWPQ; translated from the coding sequence ATGAACAACCCGTTGGACCTCCTCACCCGGGTCACCGGCGACCTGACCGGTGAACTCACCGGCGCCCAATTGCGGGTTCTTGGTGAGGAGGACCTGCTGGTCACCGTGCAGGCGATCGAAGCGCTCGGCCGGATTGTGGACGCCGCCCGCGTCGCCGGCGCGGCCGAAACCGCCGAACGGTCCCGGAAAGAACTCGGCACCGCCGGGCTGGCCGCCCGGAAAGGCTCCCGCAACGCCAACGAACTGTTACAACGCCTCACCGGGGTTTCCGCCGTCACCGCAGAGAAGAGGATCCGGCTCGGCGGGCGCACCCGGTTCCGGCCGACCCTGGTCGGCTTCGACACGCCACCCCTGTTCCCGCGCATCGCCGCCGCACTGTCATCGGGGGCGTTGGGCGTGGATGCGGCGCAGGCGATCATCACCGGCCTGCTTCCGGTCTTCGACCACACCGCGATCCCCGCCCGGGAGATCGCGGAGGAAGAACTCGTCGCGGCGGCGACCGGCACCGGGGACACCTCACCGATCCCGTTCAGCGCCGACGAGATCCGCATCCAAGCCCAGGTGTGGCAGCTCGCATTGAACCCCGACGGCGCTGACCTGGCCGAAGAACGCGCCCTGCCCCGCCGGGACCTACGCCTGGGCCGCGTCACCGATGGTTTGGTCCCGGTCCACGGCCGACTGCTGCCGGAGATCGCGGTCAAACTGACCACCCTGCTGGATGGCTGCCTGTCCCCCCGCACCGGACCAGCGTTCACCGCGAAAGACGAAGACGCCGACACCGCCAACACTCCCGGCAGCGCAGATGCCGCCGCTGACGCTGCCGACGGTGCTGATCAGGCTGAGGCGGCCGCGGAGGCTGCGGCGGCGGATACCCGCACGATCGGGCAGAAACGCCACGACGTGTTCGCCTCCCTGATCGACGGGATCGCCCGTTCCGGGCAGGTGCCCACCGTCGGCGGGGCCGCACCCACCGTCATGGTCACCGTCCGAGCTAAGGATCTAGCCGCCGGGCACGGCGGCGGTCACATCGACGGGTTAGATGTGCCGATCTCGATGCAGGCCGTGAAACAATTCGCTTGCACCGGCGGACGCCAACCCATCCTGATCGACGACACCGGTGGCATCCTCACCCTGTACACGGAGCAACGCTGCTTCAACCGGTCTCAACGCCGGGCGATCGCCGCCCGCGACGGCGGCTGCTGCATCATCCCCGGCTGCACCATCCCCGCCAACTGGAGCGAAGTCCACCATATTGTTCCCGACCGAGATGGCGGACCCACCCAGGTAGACAATGGTGTCTACTTGTGCTGGTGGCATCACCGCACCATCGACACCGCCGGCTGGAGCATCCGCTTCATCAACGGCACACCGCAGATCAAAGCACCACCCTGGATCAACCCGAACGCCACCTGGCGACCCGCCAGCAAAGCACGCACAACCCTCGTCACCCAACTCGACACCAAAGTCAAGCAAGCCATCCTCAACCAATGGCCACAATGA
- a CDS encoding TetR/AcrR family transcriptional regulator, whose product MIRVNANGTVPSGEAGVHRVDAKRETPRVEPRERILSTAYELFARRGIQNVGVDELIRRSGVAKATFYHHFPSKEALGLAFLERHDAHWTTEFTRSEAVKACTTPTEQLLAVFEVFDNWLRRDDFQAGSFIKVLLEMGPNHPLGQASIQYLAKTRTMVETLAERADLREPAEFASSFHLLLKGALVSATEGDLQAPQRAKRMAAALIADHRK is encoded by the coding sequence ATGATCAGGGTCAACGCGAACGGAACCGTTCCGTCGGGGGAAGCAGGGGTGCATCGCGTGGATGCCAAACGTGAAACTCCACGTGTCGAGCCGCGTGAACGCATCCTCAGCACTGCGTACGAACTCTTCGCCCGACGCGGTATCCAGAACGTCGGCGTGGACGAGCTGATCAGACGCTCCGGGGTGGCCAAGGCCACGTTCTACCATCACTTCCCGTCGAAGGAGGCACTGGGGCTTGCATTCCTGGAACGCCACGACGCGCACTGGACAACCGAGTTCACGCGGTCCGAAGCGGTCAAGGCTTGTACAACCCCAACGGAGCAGCTGCTGGCCGTTTTCGAGGTGTTCGACAACTGGCTGCGACGAGATGACTTTCAGGCTGGATCGTTCATCAAAGTGCTCTTGGAGATGGGCCCAAACCACCCTTTGGGACAGGCGAGCATCCAGTACCTCGCTAAGACGCGCACGATGGTCGAGACCCTTGCCGAGCGCGCCGACCTCCGTGAACCCGCGGAGTTCGCCAGCTCATTCCACCTGCTGTTGAAGGGCGCACTCGTTTCGGCGACGGAAGGCGACCTTCAAGCCCCGCAACGCGCCAAGCGGATGGCCGCCGCGCTCATCGCCGACCACCGAAAGTGA